The genomic segment CCCTTGCATTTTGAACTGAAAATTGGCAATGTAGCGCCCAAGCACCAGCAGATGAATTTTCTGAAATATACCCATTTTAGCGAAAAGGGGCGCTTTGGAAAGCATGGAACAAGATTCCCGGATCATTCAGGAAGCAAAGGAAGTTCTTCGAATCGAAGCGGAAGGCATCCTTGAGCTGATTGATCGCATTGACGGGCATTTCGCGGACATGGTGGAATTGGTCTACCGATGCGCCGGCCGGGTGATTGTGGCGGGCATAGGCAAATCCGGCATTGTCGGCAGAAAAATCGTGGCCACCCTCAACAGTACGGGCACGCGTGCCCTGTTTTTGCACCCCGTGGAGGCCATGCATGGAGACCTGGGCATGGTGTCCAAACACGATGTATTTTTAGCGCTGTCCAACAGCGGCGAGACCGATGAATTAAACCTGTTGATTCCAAGTATTAAAAGCCTGGGGTGCAAGGTTGTGGCGATGACGGCAAACCCCGCTTCCTCCCTCGCAAACCACAGTGATATTGTGGTGAATGTGGGCGTCAAAAAAGAAGCTTGTCCCCTGGGGCTTGCGCCGACGGCCAGCACAACCGCGCTGCTGGCAATGGGAGATGCGCTGGCTGTTGTCCTGATTAACAAAAATGCATTTAAATCAAGTGATTTTAAGAAATTTCACCCTGGCGGATTGTTGGGGCAACGGCTGGCCCGCTGCATCAAGGATTTAATGCTGACAGGTTCATCAATCCCCGCCATACCGGTGCATGCGACCATGGCGAACGCGCTTGAAGAAATCAACCGCCTGGAAATGGGGGTCACCATCGTCCTCTCGGAAGCTAATACGCTTGCCGGCATCATCACAGACGGGGATATTCGGCGGCTGCTTATCCGCCGGCCCGATGTTCTCTCCTTGCCAGTCAAGGATGTCATGACCCGGAACCCGCTGTCACTCGGGCCGGATACACCGGCGTTTGATGCACTTAACCTTATGGAAAAGCACCAAATCACCGTCCTTCCGATTATCAATGACACCGGAGAAGTGCAAGGCATACTGCATCTGCATGACATTCTCGGCAAGGGGCAATTCAAGTTCAACGGCTGTTGATTCACCATCAGCGATGAGTGATGTTACAATAACACAGGTAGATATAACGGCCTTTATTCATAGTAATTCGACTTAACCGGGCAACCCTTGATATGGAGTAAAACGCAAAATGGATATCACCGATATTGACATTAACATTCCCACGCTCGGGGAATCAAAAATCCCCACCTCGATTCAACGGGGGCGATACGGGTTACGGTCCCGCCGTTTTGTGTCCGAAAAAGAAAGAGTGCTCATTAATGCGGATATCACCCATTTACACGAAACCATTGCACGGGGGATAACACCGTTGTCCTTTGAACTGGCTGGTCCCCGAGAAACCATTTATTTTGACCCCAGCAAACTCCGCTGCGCCATGGTGACTTGCGGCGGATTATGCCCGGGCATCAACGATATCATTCGTTCCCTTGTTCTGGAGCTTTTCTATGGATACGGCGTTCGTAATATCTACGGCATTCGCTATGGCCTGCAGGGGTTTATTCCGTCCTACGGGCACGATGTGATCGAACTGCGCCCGGAACGCGTCGTAAACATATTGGAAATGGGCGGAACCATTCTCGGCTCCTCCCGGGGTCCGCAACCGATTGAAGACATCGTCGACAGCCTGGAGCGAATGAATATCGGCATTTTGTTCATGATCGGCGGGGACGGCACGCTCAAGGCCGCTACGCTGATCGCGGAAGAAATTACAAAAAGGGGATTAAAAATCAGCGTCGTGGGTATTCCCAAAACCATCGACAACGATATTTACCTGGTTTCCCGCTCCTTCGGGTTTCATACAGCCGTGGATGTAGCCACGAAAGCCATTAAGGCGGCGCATGCCGAATCGGAAGGCTATCCGAACGGTATCGGATTGATCAAACTCATGGGGCGGCACTCGGGATTTATTGCCGCCACTGCCACGCTCGCGCAACAGGATGTCAATTTCACCCTTATTCCTGAAGCAGATTTTGATTTGGAAGGCGAAAAGGGCTTATTAAACGCGCTTGAAAAACGGCTCAGCCTTCGCGGGCATGCCGTTATCGTCGTGGCGGAAGGGGCCGGTCAAAAATTTTTCAAGGACGATGAAAGCCAATTGGATGAATCCGGCAACATCAAGTTGAAAGATATCGGCATCTTTTTAAAAAATACCATCTCCAACTATTTTCAAAAAAAGGACATCAAAATTAACATCAAATATATAGACCCGAGCTACATGATTCGCAGCCTGCCAGCCAACGCCAATGACCATGTATTTTGCAGTTTCTTGGGCAGGAATGCGGTGCATGCGGGCATGGCCGGAAAAACAAAACTGCTGATCGGGCGATGGAATGAGCAATTCGTGCATGTTCCCATGACCGCGGCAAGCGGCAAACGCAAACAGGTCAATCCCACCGGCAGGTTATGGGACAGCGTGCTGGACGCGACCGGCCAGGGGTTGTTGGTTAATGAGTGATGGCTATGAGTTGGAAAGCAGTCGATAAATCACGGCCGCATGCCGGTCGGCGGCACCACTTTGGGACAAAACCGCTTGCTTTGCTCGAAAACCGATTCCTGCCGCCATATCCGGTCGCGAAAAATAATCAGCCACTTTCTCAGCCAGCTCGACTTCATTTGCCACCTGAATGCCCCCGCCGGTACTTTCAAGCAATTCCCGCGCATCGCGAAAATCGTCCATGGACGGACCGTAGATAACCGGTTTTCCCCAAACAGCCGCCTCCAGAATATTCTGCCCGCCCAACGGCACCAGACTCCCCCCGCAAAAAACAACCGAGGCAATACCATAGATGGCCTGCAACTCTCCGATGGTATCGATGATCACCACCGACGCCGTTCTCGGTGCGTTCGTTTCATTAAGTCGGGTTCGCAGCTGGCAGGAAAAGCCGAGATGACGCGCGCGCTCACTGATTTCCGGAACGCGTTTCAAATGTCTGGGCGCAATGATGAGCAACGCCTGTGGAAACTGCGCAATGATTTTTTGAAACACCGCCAAAACAAGATCACCTTCAGCGCCCCGGGTGCTACCCGCCACCAAAACCGGCTGGTCCGGCGTGACCCGATACAGTTTTTTCATGGCATCGGCGGTCGCCGTTTCTGTAGCGGCACGCAAGAGATCATATTTGGCATTGCCACCCACCGATATGTTTTGCAACGGCGCACCGAGCTGTTGAATGCGCTTGGCATCTTCTGCGTGAATCATGCTAAACGCGTCCAGCGTGGTGAATATCTCTTTCATCAGCGGACGAATTTTCCGGTATCGCTTAATGGAGCGAACGGACAATCTGCCGTTTATCAGGGCCGTTTTAATCCCCATTCGATGCGCGGCCATTAACCAATTGGGCCAAATCTCCGTTTCAAGGCAGACGAGAATATCGGGTTTAAGCACGCTAAGGGCGTTTTGAACGGAGAGAATAAAATCAATGGGCGCGTAGAGGCACACGGCCTGCGCCGCAAGCTTCTCCACGGCCACGGCCTGCCCGTGCGCCGTCGTCGTGGAAAGAATAATAACGCAATGGGGCATCCTCTTTTTCAATGCCTGAATGATGGCGCCCGCGACCGTGACCTCGCCAACCGACACCGCGTGTATCCAGATACGGGGAGTGCCGCTTATCGCTCGGGCGTGTGCGCCATAAATCCCCAACCGCTGGGACATTTGCCGCCGCGGTTGACGCGACCATTTTGCATAGAGGCAATATAATGGGAATGCCGACACAAAAAGGCCGGAACTCAGAACGGCATAAGCACCATAGGCAAGATTCAACCTGTGACCCCCTTCCCTTAATTCATAGGTTGAACCGACCAGAAGCGATCGCCTTTGATTCTTAAAAGGAATACGTCTTTTTCCACATCGCCGTTTCCCGTAAAAGAGGTTCGCCCGGTAACTCCGGGGTAATCTCGAACCGCGCCGATAGCCTCCCGAAATGCACGGCGAGACTTGATATTTTTCGGCTGTGAAACAAGATCTGATATCAGCTTGGCGGTATCAAAGGCAACGGCTTCGATAAATCCGGGCGACTCTCCGTAAACGCTCTTGAACGCTTCTACAAATGACTCGACTTGCGGCAGTTCGCTTTCAAGAAAGAATCCGTCCGGGACAATGGCGTTTTGCACATATCCCTTGGCGGCTTTGATGAGTTCATCGGAATGCCATAAATTCGTTCCCAGAAGCACCACCTTGTTCACATCATAAAAGGCAAGCTGAGAAACGATCATTCCCACTTTTTCGGGGGCATCCGGAATAAATATCGCATCAAAACCGGCAACCGCTTGAGGCGCAGTTTTTTCGTCTTCCATTATGCCCGGTTGCGCAGCTGAATCGGCCTTTAAATCCTTCGGCATCTTGTAGTACAGATCAGCAAGCTTTTTGATGGGTTGCTCAAAATCAACTGCGTCAGACCGATACGCCTCGGCTCCCGTTACAATGGCGCCCTGATCCATCACAGCATCCCAAAACAGGCTCATCAGGATGGTGCCGTATTTTTCTTCGGGATATAACATGGCAAATCGTTTAAGCCCCAACACCTTGACGGCGTAAGACACCAGAGAAACCATCTGTAGGCGGGGCGTCAGAAAGTTTCTAAAAACATGGTCTCCCAAATCCGTAATACCGTCCTTTCCGGTCAAGGCAATGAGGGGAACACCGCATGCTTGCGCTGCTTCCGCGGCCGGAAAAGCGGTCAGCATCGGCCCGATGATGGCCGTCACCCCGGCATCACACAGTTGACGGACCGCCTCCACCGCGCGTGTCGGATCAGAGGCCGTATCCTCGACTATCACTTGAAACGTCAATCTTCCATTTGTTTCATCTCGTTGACTGATGGCGAGTTCGATCCCCTTCAACGCCCGCTGACCATAGGCTTTGTAAGAACCGGATAAGGGCAGGAGACACCCAATGGTGACTTTTCCAGGCCCGATCTTTTCGTTCAGCATTTCCAATAAACGCCGGGCATTCGGGATAAGCGCATGATTCGGAAATTGCGTGACCATCGCGGAAAGAACACCAACACCCTCTGCGTCTCTGTTTATTTCAGAAAACCCCAGGCCAAGATGATACAAAAAAAACCCGCCGAAAGTTCCCTTCGGCGGCGAAGCCAGGAACCGTTCGATATCTGCGGCATTCAATGAGCCGACGGCATTTCGAAAACGCTGCCAAATTGCGGGTTGGCCGGACACATCGGCCAGTATATAGGCGTTGGCATAGGCCATTGTGGCTTGCGAAACCGCGCCGGTTGCGACATGAATATCCCCTATCAGGGTCAGGATTCTAATTTTTTGATTTTTCGGCAGGAGCGCATCACGCAAAAACGATTGCGATTGATCTACAGCAGCGGCATAATCGCCCTCCTTATAGAGTGCGATAAGATAGGCCACCTTGGCATCAGGGGCGAACGAACTGCGCGGATAATCGGTGAAGAGCCGTTGAAACGCCAGACCTTCTTCACGGAAATCGCCCTTGACGGAATGGATTCGGCCTATTTTCATCAGTGCTGCGTCCGCCATGGGCTTGCCCGGAAACTGAACCAAATAGGACTGATAAGCGGCGAGCGCCTCATCATATGATTTTGCGTCAAACAGCCGTTCGGCGGTTGCGTACAAAGCGGCATCGGGTGTATCCCAACCCACCGGTTTGATTTCCTTTTTGGTACAAGCGCCGCATAAAATAAGCGCGATGAAGAGAAAAATTCGCCACGTCACCGCGAAAACCGTATCAACGCACCGGACCACCCGGCAAGCGCGTTTGCCCATCAAACCTATCCCCGTCGTTGCTTTTATTCTTGTTTTTTATAGGGTGAACATCGCAAGAGACATAACCCTATGCCGCTTCCTGGTATAATGCTTCATGGAGAATGGAAGTGCCCATGAGCGGGCAGTCGGCCATAATTGGAACAAACCCCGAAGGCCGGCGCTAAAGAAGCAGGGCCAAAGCGGTTTTGCCGTATTTATCAGGTGCGGTGTGCCTATTCAAGTTCCTCGGACAACAAAATCGCCTCCGCCACCTGACGAATGGGTTTTCGGGTGTCCATGCTTCGTTTCCTAAGCCATTGAAACGCCTGTTCGGCTGTTTTATTGCGCTTGCTCATCAGAACTTCCTTGGCGCGTTCAACCAGTTTTCTCGTTTCCAGCTCTTCTTGAATGACGGTAGTCTTGACCATCAACTCCGTGTTTAAAATAGCCACCGCCGCCTGATTGGCTACCGTTTGAACGAGGTTGACCTCGGTTTCGGAAAAGGTATGCGGTTGTGCCGTAAAACAGTTCAGTGCGCCGATGACCCGGCCGCCCTTGACTTCCAGCGGCACGCCAACCATGGAAACGAGCCCCAGACGCCTGGCCATCTCCTTTTCCTTGAATTTCGGCTCTTCCAGAACATCCGGCACAATGAGCGGCCGTTTGTTCGACACCACATAACCGACCACCCCCTCGCTCATCTTCAACACCCGCTCGACCAGGTACTCTGGATCGATGGCTTGAGTGGCTTTCAGCCGAATCACATTGGGCGTCACACTCTCGTCGATCAGCCACAGCGAGCAGATATCCACCCCCGTCACCTTTGCCGTCACCATGACAATCAGCTTCAGAATATCTTCCAAATACATCTCGGAAGTAATCGCCCGGCTGATATTCATGAGCGCCTTGATAAATTGGTCATACGATTCGGGTGCGTCTTTTAACATATTTTCCCACTAGTTAATAAAGCAATGGTGATTGTGCCGGCAGTCGGCCGGGCTCGGTTTGGCATATGGCATATTGAAGATGACCTATCATGGTGACACCTTTTTTTCAATCCCTCAGTGACACCCATTTTCCGGTCAAACCCGTGCCCCAATAAAAAGCTACGCGCCGAAGGCCTATGGGCCTGCGACGCGTAACCACCAACGAGAGGGTCGAAAATCACTATATTTACGGTAACGCCGAGAAACGCCGTACCGGTATTTTAAACGCTGAGCATCTACAATTCATTCCTCAGGACTCACCCACCAAAGGGCGCTTATACATAACAACCGGCGTGCGCCGTCGTAGAGGTATCAGCAGGCTTTATCAACCCAATAGCCGCATTGGCGCTCGAAATGGCAACCAGTTCCGCGCAATTGGGATAGGGGGTTTTAAAAAGCTCTCGCAAGCCGCTGCAATCCTGCTTCAGGGCGCACTGACAACAAACCTTGTCCCGCACTTCCTTTTGAAGATAGGTCCGCCTCAAACCGCGCTCAATAATATCAAAAGCGAAGTTAAACGCGTCCCTGAATCCGCCATCCTCGCTCTGAAGCACCTTGCGATTTCTTTCCATGAGCAGTACACCCGCCAGGGTGGACCATAAAATATTGACCATGGCCATGGGGTGCTTATTCACAAACACACCCGTATCGATTCCCTCCTGAAAGAGCGTCTTAAGCAACAGGTTGGACCGTTTGAACAATCCCCTGAAGGTTTGAAGGAACTCATCCGATAAATTACTGAAGATCTCACCGGACTGCACCTGAAGCATGCTGCCCATTCCCCAGGGATCGAATGCGTAGATTTCGTAAAGCGCAACGCGCAGGCTTGCCAACCTATCTTCGGATCCCATGCCGGGATCATTAACAATTGTCTTTAGCTTGGCGGAAAGGCATTGCAGCAAGGTCAGGGAAAAAGAGGCGAACAACTCCTCTTTATTTTTAAAGTAGATGTACAGGGTGGCTGGCGCCAATTCCGCTTCATTGGCGATATCTTCCATTCTGGCTCTGGTGAAGCCTTTTTCGGAAAAAACACGTTTGGCCGCAACAATAATCTGTTGTCTGCGGCGCTCCCGTTCTCTTTCTTTTCTTTCCCGTACGCCCATAACCTTCGCCTCAATTCCTGCCTTTAGTTACTAAGAAGCGGCCGCACCGCAGGTATTTTTATCTAATTCATCGGCATTCGGCTTACAGCGGTCCCCGTTGTGTGTTTGGAACAACTGAATTTATTGATTCTTTCACAAAGCATAGAGGGTAAAACTCGTTAACAAACGACCATAACCTTCAAGGGGGGGGGAGCTAAGCTTGAGATCTTTTTTCAGCAAGATAGCAAATTCCAAAGCACACGCCTGTTACATGTAAGCCGATGCCGCACGTTCCCGATACGCCTAACGCAATCAGGGACGTATTCCCCGTATTAAGCACTCTTTTCAACCCAGAATGAGTAGTCAACCGGTCCGAACCGCTTGAGTTCCTGGATCAATCCATGCGATAGTTCACTGCCGAGAATCGGCGGGTGCGGAGCCTCCCATTTTAGTATAATCATGCGATCGCCCGGCACGTTACCATGTATAAAATATTTAATATCCATAAGGCCCGGCGATGAGGGCAACCCGCCTATCGTTTCGGGCAAGCTTTCATCGGCCTCAAGTTCTTTGTTGCCAGCCACCCTGACTCTAATCATTTCAACCCAGGCCATATATGGTACTCACTCCCCCTCTGAATGCAAATACCATTCAGAGGGGGTTACATAGGAAGTAAGAAAAACTAAGAACTGAAAATAATGAGTGGTAATAAAGGCGTATAACCTGACATAAAGCCTTTTTTATATTTACGGCCGTGCATTTCAGTAGAAGCCGTTATCGTTGCTGCTTTATTGCAGACATACTAAAGCAAAAGAGATGCCAAAATTGCTTATCAACAAGAATACCTTGTATTAACAGAAATCTAATGAATAGGGGGGATGCCACCCCCCCCCGACAACCCTCCTGACTACCAAATAAGATAGATATTGACTATCATATTTGCAGGCTGTACGTTGAACCAGCGTATATGATAGTTGTCATCTGCTCGACCGGAGCATTCACGGTCAATACTGGAGAAAACGCGTGGACGTGGACGAAAAAACCTTTTTTAAAGAGGCAACACTGAGAATCTGTGGCAGCCTGGAGATTGAAAAGGCGTTGTGGAACTGTCTTCAGTATGTGAAAGATATCATACCGGCGTGCAGAATGAGCTTGAACCTGCTGGACATCAACCTCGGCCTAATTGAAACCATCGCCATCGCAACTCATGACATTAGCGAGGCGGTGTCCATCAAAACCCCCGTATCTCCGGAAACACACAAACGGATGGTTAAACATTGGCCGCTAGCCCATGTCCGAATATTCAGCCCCATGGGCAATTACCAGTCGGCGCTTGAAAACACGATGCCATCTGAAATGATTCACCATCATTGCGTGGTGCTTGACCTCTGGCTGGAAGGCAAGTTCATCGGCATGCTCACCGTGATTTTTAATCCGGAAAACACCCCCCTGCAACACCACATCGATCTGCTGAGCCTGCTCAACGAGCCCTTTGCCATTGCACTGTCCAACTGCGTCCGATACCGCAAGCTTCAAGACTATAAAGATATTTTATCAGAAGAAAAACAATATCTTAGAGAAGAGCTGCGCCGGTTGTCCGGTGAGGATATCATCGGCGCAGATTTCGGATTGAAGCAGGTTATGTACATGGTCCGGCAAGTGGCGAGTCTGGACAGCCCGGTTCTGCTTCTCGGGGAAACCGGCTCCGGCAAGGAAGTAATCGCCAGCGCCATTCACAGCATGTCCTCTCGCAGTGAAGGGGCTTTTATTCGTGTCAATTGCGGCGCGATCCCTGAAACCCTGATCGACAGCGAACTTTTCGGGCATGAAAAGGGCGCCTTTACCGGCGCGCTGTCCCAACGCCGTGGGCATTTCGAACGGGCGCATAAAGGCACCATTTTTCTTGATGAAATCGGTGAGCTGCCCCTTGAAGCCCAGGTCCGCATTTTGCGTGTGCTTCAGGAAAAGGAGATCGAACGCGTCGGCGGCTCGGAAACCATTCATGTGGACATTCGGGTAATCGCGGCCACGCACCGGGATCTGGAACGAATGATCAAGCAGGGAAGGTTCAGGGAAGATCTTTTTTTCAGGCTGAAGGTCTTTCCCATTATCATTCCGCCACTTCGAGACCGGATAACGGATATTCCGGCGTTGGTTCAGCATTTTATTCATAAAAAGGCGGCCGAGATGAAAATCGGGGAGGTGCCCTCCCTGGCGCCCGGTGAAATTCACAAGCTGATCGCCTACGATTGGCCGGGCAATGTCAGGGAGCTTGAAAACGCGGTGGAGCGCTCCCTGATCCTAAACCGGTCCGAGCCGCTGACCTTTCCAGATATCGGAACAAAAAATGAGCCGCCGCCCGCCGCAACCATCGATCCGGCTGAACCGGCGTTCCTCAACCTGGATCAAGTTATGGCCCAACACATAAAAAAAGCCCTCGCCATCGCCGAGGGCAAGGTCGAGGGCAAAAACGGCGCAGCGGAACTTCTAGCCATCAATCCGAGAACGCTCCGACACCGCATGCGAAAACTCGGTGTCCCCTTCGGCAGAAAAAGCGACTAAGAAAGGACCTCAATCCATCGCCCATGTGAGCAGCATGCTGCCCCAGATAAATCCGGTGCCGAAAGCGGCCAGCAATACCCGGTTCCCCTTTTTCAACCGCCCGGCGCCATGGGCCTCGCTCATGGCCATGGGAATGGTGGCGGCTGTCGTATTGCCGTATTTTTCGATATTGACCATAATCTTTTCAAGGGGCATCTTCAGGCGGCCGGCCAGCGCCTCAATAATTCTGAGGTTGGCCTGATGGGGGATCAGCAGATCCAAGTCCTCAGCGGTCAGGTTGCTGCGCGCTAAAATATCAACCGCCACCTCCACCATGCCGTTGACCGCGGCCTTAAATACGGGTTTGCCGTCCTGAACCAAAAAGTGCATTTTGTCTTGGACCGTTTCCATCGTTGCGGGGTGAAGGCTGCCGCCTGCCGGCATATAGAGGTATTTACCCCCTTCGCCATCCATTCGCATCAAAAAATCTTCAATCCCCGGGGCATCCGACGGGCCGGGTTCCAGCAACACGGCGCCTGCGCCATCCCCGAACAGCACGCATGAATTTCGATCCTCGTAATTCAGGATGGCACTCATTTTGTCGGCGCCGATCACCAGCACCTTTTTATATTTTCCGGTTTCAATAAATTGAGCGCCCGTAGACAGCGCGCAGAGAAAGCCGGAACACCCCGCGCCCACATCAAAGCCCCAGCACCTGGTAGCCTTGAGTTTTTTTTGAACCAGCGCGGCAGTGGCGGGAAACATCATATCCGCGGTAACCGTGGCGACAAGAATCATATCAATTTCGTCGGCATCGACGCCTCGCTGAGAAAGCACGGCCCGGGCCGCCTTAACCGCCATGAAAGACGTCCCCTTTCCCGCCGCCAGTATTCGCCTTTCCTTGATACCGGACCGGGTGGTAATCCACTCATCGCTGGTCTCCACCATTTCTTCCAACTCCTGATTCGTCAATCTCTTTTCCGGTGCGTAATGGCCTACCGCACTAATGATCGCCCGCATACCGTGCCTCCGATATCTTAAATCCGCTACCGCCTGGTCCTCAATGCCAATAAATTTACCCTGATTCGTTGCATCGCGTTTTGTTGCGGCTTGCAATTTTTATCCAATGCAGTGCTTCGCTGGCATGGGATGTCTTTGAAACTCGCTTCGTCTCTTACTCTTAATCTTGTCATTTCACAAGCGGTGAATCGAAATTACCATCAGAACCCAAAAGGCACCCGAAAGCGCTCCTTTACGCCACTGAAGCGAAAGGTCCTGAAGTTCGAACCGCCTGAATCTTCATTCAACTATATTCATCCGGCTGCTTTCAGTTGTTTTTATTCTGAATTCTGGATTCTGTCTCCTGGCTACTGAGCAGTTACGATGGTTTTATAAAAAAACGAGGGTAAACCTGTTAAGTTAACATGTGTTAATTTATAGGCACCATCGGCTCCCACTTAAAACCGCCACGCGATTTTTACCTTATATTTACAAATCGTTATAAGGAAACTTCAGCGGCACCACCTTCTGGCACGCAGATTGCTCTATCTTAATTAGAAAACGGGGTGTCGGCTTCGTCGTTCCCGGTTGCGTGATGGAGAGAAAACGGATTGAAACCCGGTTAAAAGGCATCCCGTTTATATACAACAAGCCCTGTTAAATTAAATTATTACTAACAAAGTTAGGGAAAAAAAGGAGGTACGGATGCCACTGCAAAAGCGGTTGAAACAAGGGGCCATGCCGGCACTAATCGGCCTGTTTTTTCTGGTTACAGGCTTAACACCCGGCATTTCACTCGCACAAAGTGAGGTGGAGGCGCTGAAGGAACAGATGAAAGCGCTTACCGAAATGATGCAAACGGTGCAACAAAAGCTGGCGGCGATTGAATCGAAAACCGAATCCAAAGAATCGGAAATCAAGGAAATCGATGAGCGCCTAAACAAAGCGGAAATGCATACGGAAACCGACAAGCTCGCTTTCGGGGTTGAGCTTCGCTCCCGGGCTGATTCGATTCACTACCAGGATATGCTGACCGCGCCGCCCGAACTATTTAACAGTTTTTTCACGCCTGCGCCCGCGGGCTTTAACGGCGCGACGGCGGCTCAGATTCAACAGGCGATCGCGGGCATGGCCGCCATGGGCATGGTTCCGCCGGCTCAGAAAGCGGATATCGATAACGACATCAT from the Desulfobacterales bacterium genome contains:
- a CDS encoding beta-ketoacyl-ACP synthase III; this translates as MRAIISAVGHYAPEKRLTNQELEEMVETSDEWITTRSGIKERRILAAGKGTSFMAVKAARAVLSQRGVDADEIDMILVATVTADMMFPATAALVQKKLKATRCWGFDVGAGCSGFLCALSTGAQFIETGKYKKVLVIGADKMSAILNYEDRNSCVLFGDGAGAVLLEPGPSDAPGIEDFLMRMDGEGGKYLYMPAGGSLHPATMETVQDKMHFLVQDGKPVFKAAVNGMVEVAVDILARSNLTAEDLDLLIPHQANLRIIEALAGRLKMPLEKIMVNIEKYGNTTAATIPMAMSEAHGAGRLKKGNRVLLAAFGTGFIWGSMLLTWAMD